AAGCTAAATAAATAATTATTGCTCTAATCGTTGTTTCATTTACAAGTCTTTTTACAAGTAAAAATGTTGTATTATTATGCAAAGTTAAGATTTGATTTAATGAAGGTAAATCAGCTTTATCAAATTTTACTTCAACTACATCAGTTCAAAATTTAGTTATCTTTCCTAACATTATTTATCTCCTAATTTTTTAGCTATTTGTTCTAATTGTGTTTTATTTAAAGGCACAAATTCGTGATTGATTTCAATTTTTCAGTTGTAGTTGAACAGTTTTGAATACTCTAATAAAGCAAAACCAAAAAAGTCTTTTACAAGTTCATCGTCGTATGGCTCATTATTTAAAATTTGTGTAAAAGATTTTTTAGCATCATCGTTAATTTGGATAAAGGCGTCGATAAATTCCATAGCTTTTTGTTCTTCTTTAACGTGTCTTAAAATTCCTCACATAATTATTTTAGACATTAACAACACAAAGCTTTGTGAATATAAAGAAAATCCTTTTTGATTGAACATTTTTTCAACCATTTTTCCTTTATATAACAAGCTAGATGTTTCTTTATTTAGTTCATAATCAAGCATTGCGAGCTTAAGATGTCTTTTGTAAGATTTGTAGATTTTTCCAACTTCTGAAGCTACTTTTGTTATAGTTCTGCTTTGAACTTGCGAACCAGTTCTAGATACTGAAAAGTCAATGTCAATAGCAGGTAATTTCCCGCTAGCGAATAAATCAGAGCTTGTTACGATTTGACCATCAGTTATTGAAATAACATTTGAAGCAATTAGACCTGTAATGTCTCCATCGACTGTTTTAATAATAGGTAAAGCTGTAATGGTTTTCTTGTTTACAAAGCTTCCTGCTCTTTCTAATAAAGAAGAATGGGCAAAAAACATATCTCCTGGCATTGCTTCTTTTCCTACAGGTTTGTCTGTTAATAAAGCAATTTCTCTAAAAATATTTGCGTGTTTACTTAAATCATCAAAAATAATTAGAACATCGTGATTATAAGAAAGATTTTCAGCGTGAGCCATACCCACATAAGGAGCTAAATATTGTTGATATGCGCTTGTTGCAGGAGAGTCAATAATGATTGTGTTTGAAAGGGCTTGATGTTCTTTTAGTGTTTCATAAATTCAAGAAAGTTCTTCTTTTTTCTGTCCAATTGAAACATAAATACACTTAGTTCCTGTTTTTGCAGCGTTTATTATTGTGTTAATTGCAATATGAGTTTTACCTGTTTGGCGATCTCCAATAATCAACTCTCTTTGTCCTTTTCCGATAGGAATAAGAAGGTCAATAGGAATAATTCCGGTATAAAGTTGAGTATTTAAAGTTTTAACGGTCATTAACTTATGTGCATCACCAAAAATTTTGGATCTAACTGTTCTATCTTGAACAATGGTTTCTGCTCTTGGAAAAATTGCATTACCTTCTATATTTATAATTTTTCCAAACATAGATAAAGAACTTCCAACATCACTTTTGATATCTAATTCTTTTAGTTCGTCGTTGATTTTAA
This Mycoplasma sp. 1654_15 DNA region includes the following protein-coding sequences:
- a CDS encoding MSC_0619 family F1-like ATPase alpha subunit, producing the protein MTNPKITAIFDYIIEVSGFYPYKQRQFFTVVNKPNVKMILISATENKAFLLADSTDLNKLKINDELKELDIKSDVGSSLSMFGKIINIEGNAIFPRAETIVQDRTVRSKIFGDAHKLMTVKTLNTQLYTGIIPIDLLIPIGKGQRELIIGDRQTGKTHIAINTIINAAKTGTKCIYVSIGQKKEELSWIYETLKEHQALSNTIIIDSPATSAYQQYLAPYVGMAHAENLSYNHDVLIIFDDLSKHANIFREIALLTDKPVGKEAMPGDMFFAHSSLLERAGSFVNKKTITALPIIKTVDGDITGLIASNVISITDGQIVTSSDLFASGKLPAIDIDFSVSRTGSQVQSRTITKVASEVGKIYKSYKRHLKLAMLDYELNKETSSLLYKGKMVEKMFNQKGFSLYSQSFVLLMSKIIMWGILRHVKEEQKAMEFIDAFIQINDDAKKSFTQILNNEPYDDELVKDFFGFALLEYSKLFNYNWKIEINHEFVPLNKTQLEQIAKKLGDK